A region of the Spirochaeta isovalerica genome:
GGGATTATCAGAATCGGTGCTAAGGTAAAATCCGGCTCGATACTGGTCGGTAAGGTTACTCCCAAGTCCGAGACAGAAACAACTCCCGAATTCAAGCTTCTTAACTCCATTTTCGGAGAAAAAGCAAAAGAGGTCCGTGATACGTCCCTGAAACTTCCTCATGGTGTTGAAGGTACTGTAATCGATATTCAGAGGCTGAAAAGAAGTGAAGGTGATGACCTGGCACCCGGTGTAGATGAAATCGTCAAGGTTCTTATTGCCACCAAGAGGAAACTCAAAGAAGGGGATAAGATGGCCGGACGCCACGGAAACAAAGGTGTTGTCGCCCGTGTTCTTCCCGAAGAGGATATGCCTTTTATGGAAGATGGAACACCTCTCGACATTTGTCTTAATCCGCTTGGGGTCCCTTCCCGTATGAATATCGGCCAGATCATGGAAACCATGCTCGGTATGGCCGGGGGGCATCTGGACAAATTCTTCGAAACACCTGTTTTCCAATCTGCTTCAACAGATCAGATCGAACAGGCTCTTGTGGAAGCCGGACTTGCACCCAACTCTAAATTCACTCTTTTTGACGGGTATACCGGTGAGGCATTCGAAAATCCTGTATTTGTCGGATATATGTATTACCTTAAGCTGCATCACCTTGTTGATGACAAGATGCATGCCCGTTCAACCGGTCCTTATTCTCTTGTGACTCAGCAGCCGCTCGGTGGTAAAGCTCAGTTCGGTGGACAGAGACTGGGAGAGATGGAAGTTTGGGCTCTTGAAGCTTATGGTGCGGCCAATACCCTCCAGGAGCTTATGACGATCAAGTCGGACGACATGACCGGAAGAGCCAAAATTTATGAAAGTATAGTCAAGGGCGATACGGCCACATCAGCCGGTATTCCCGAGTCATTTAACGTTCTTGTTCAGGAACTCAGGGGTCTGGCTCTCGATGTCAGAATCTTCGACTCAAAAGCGAAGCAGCTGCCTCTGACCGAACGTGATGAAGAACTGATAAACAGACAGGACAGTCGTTTCTAGGGGGCAGAATGAGAGATATTCAAGACTTTGACAGTTTAATGATAAAACTGGCTTCTCCTGAGCAGATCAGGGCCTGGTCTTACGGAGAAGTTAAAAAACCCGAAACTATCAATTACCGAACTCTCCGTCCGGAAAAGGACGGTCTGTTCTGTGAAAGAATTTTCGGAACTACCAAAGAGTGGGAGTGTTACTGCGGTAAATTCAAGTCTATCCGTTACAAAGGAGTGATTTGTGACCGTTGTGGTGTAGAAGTAACCCACTTCAAGGTAAGACGTGAGAGAATGGGGCATATTGAACTTGCTTCGCCCGTCTCCCATATCTGGTATTACCGTTCCGTTCCTTCGAGAATGGGATTGCTTTTAGATCTTTCCATTGCCGCTCTGCGATCTATTCTCTACTATGAGAAATATGTCGTCATTGAAGCCGGTGATACGGATCTGAGAAAACTACAGCTTCTTTCCGAAGAGGAATATGCCGAAGCGCGCGAGCGATACGGTATGTCCTTTACGGCCGGAATCGGTGCAGAAGCAGTTCGCACTATTCTGGAAAACCTCGATCTTGATGAGCTTTCAGCTGAACTGAGAGCCAAAATGGTTGATAAAGGGGCGAAAGCCGATAAAAGACTTCTCAAGAGAATCGAAATTGTTGAGAATTTCCGTGACTCCGGTAACCGGGCTGAGTGGATGATACTTGATGTAATTCCTGTAATTCCACCGGAATTGAGACCGATGGTGCAGCTCGATGGCGGGCGTTTTGCCACATCGGATCTAAACGATCTCTACAGAAGAGTTATAAATAGAAATAACAGGCTTAAGAGGCTTATGGCTCTCAATGCGCCTGATATCATTATCAGAAACGAGAAAAGGATGCTTCAGGAAGCTGTTGATGCTTTATTCGACAACTCCAAGAAGAAAAAAGTTGTTAAAGGAGCGTCGAACAGACCTCTTAAATCGCTTTCCGACCTTCTCAAGGGTAAGCAGGGGCGGTTCAGGCAGAACCTCCTCGGTAAACGTGTAGACTATTCCGGTCGTTCGGTAATCGTTGTCGGTCCGAATCTCAAGCTTCACCAGTGCGGTCTTCCCGCAAAAATGGCCCTTGAGTTATACAAGCCTTTCATTATGAAAAAGCTTGTTGAAATGGATGTCGTTTATAACATTAAGAAAGCTAAATCGCTTGTAGAGCAGGAAACTCCGGAAGTCTGGGCCGTTCTCGACGATGTAGTCAAAGAACATCCCGTACTTCTCAACCGTGCTCCGACTCTTCACCGCCTCGGAATACAGGCTTTCGAGCCCGTTCTTGTCGAAGGAAAAGCGATTCGTCTTCACCCCCTTGTCTGTCATGCTTTCAATGCCGACTTTGACGGTGACCAGATGGCTGTTCATGTTCCTCTGACTCAGGCTGCCCAGATCGAGTGCTGGACATTGATGCTTGCTGATAAAAACCTGATGAACCCCGCGAACGGACAACCGATTGTTTTCCCTTCTCAGGACATGGTTCTCGGTATTTATCACCTGACAAGTCAGCGTCCCGGTGCCAAAGGAGAAGGGAAGTATTTCGGATCTCCTGAAGAAACCATTCTCGCTCTACAGGCTAAAGCTGTTGATTATCAGGCTCTCTGTAAAGTCAAGATAGACGGAAAGTTCCTGGAGACGACTCCGGGGCGGGTTATATTCAATGATCTGCTTCCCTCGGAAGTTGACTATGTGAACTACAGGCTCGGTGATAAAGAGATCAGAGCCCTTATCGCTGAAACTCACGAAGAATACGGCTCTGCTGTTACTGTACATATGCTCGATGTTATCAAAGATACGGGTTACAAGTATGCAACAATTTTCGGAGCTACTATCGGTATGGACGATATTCTCGTTCCCGATGAGAAGAAGACACTGATTTCAAATGCAAACAGTGAAGTTGAGCGTATTCAGAAACAGTATCTTGATGGCCATATCACACAGGAAGAGCGGTATAACCGTGTAATCGAGGTCTGGGGTAAAACCAATGAGGACCTTACCAATGTGATGATGGATCACCTGGAAAACGATAAAAATGGTTTCAATAACGTTTATATGATGGCTGACTCCGGTGCGAGAGGTTCGAGAAACCAGATCAGACAGCTGGCCGGTATGCGTGGTCTAATGGCCAAGCCGTCTGGAGATATAATCGAGCTCCCGATCCGTGCGAACTTTAAAGAAGGTCTATCGGTAATCGAGTTCTTCATATCGACAAACGGTGCCCGTAAAGGTCTTGCCGATACGGCTCTTAAAACAGCTGACGCCGGTTACCTCACAAGGCGTCTGGTCGATATTGCCCAGGACGTTGTTATTAACGAAGATGACTGCGGTACGATCAACGGTATCGATCTGTCGGCACTGAAAGATGGTGAAGAAATTGTGGAATCACTCTCTGACAGGATTAAGGGCAGGTTTACGCTTGAAAGAGTGAAGCATCCGATTACCGGAGAGGTGCTCGTTGATGTTAACGAGGAAATAACTGATGCAATTGCCGCTCAGATTGAAGAGATAGGTGTTGAATCAGTAAAAGTAAGAACTGTTCTGACCTGTGAAGCCAAGCATGGTGTTTGTAGAAAATGTTACGGTCGGAACCTTGCCAACAAGAAAACTGTTGATATCGGTGAAGCTGTAGGAATTATCGCGGCTCAGTCTATCGGACAGCCCGGAACACAGCTTACGATGAGAACTTTCCATGTCGGTGGTACGGCAAGTACTGTTGCGGAAGATAACAAGATTTCTCTCAGATATCCTGTTATTGTCCGGGACATTGACGGTACATTGGTCAATCTTGATAACGGAGATACTCTGTTTACGAGAAAAGGCTATATTACCGTTGCAAAAGTTCTGGAACAGATCCAATTTTCCAAGTCCGACAAGATTCTCGTGGAAGACGGTCAGAAGGTTATCAAAGGTGAAAAGATCCTTGAAAGAAAAGGTGAAGTGGTAGAGGCTCACGAAATCGCTTTCATCAACATCAGGGAAAATCATATACTTCTTGTTGCCCAGGATCAGACTCTCGAGGTCAGAAACGGTTCTACTGTTATGGTAAAAACCGATTCCATCATCGATGCCGATGAACCTATTGCCATGTTCGACCCCTTCAGTGATCCTATTATTGCTGAACAGAACGGTAAAGTTAGATTTGACGATATAATTCTCGGTACGACGCTTAAGGAAGAGATTAATGAAGATACCGGTAACATCGAAAAGAAAATCACCGAGTTCTCTCTCGATACTCTTCAGCCCAGAATCATCATGGAAGATGCGGAAGGCAACGAGCTGGCAAACTATTATCTTCCCGGAAACGCCTACCTCAATGTAGAAGATGGTACGGAAGTGAGAGCCGGTCAGATTCTTGCCAAACTTCTCAAGGAAAGTGCCAAGACTCAGGATATTACCGGAGGTCTTCCCCGTGTAGGAGAGCTATTTGAAGCGAGAAGACCTAAAGATTCGGCAATCCTTTCCAAAATCGGCGGGCTTGTACATTTCCGCGGTATAGCAAAAGGCCGGAGAGTTGTCGTAGTTGAAGACCCCTACGGAAACGAATACAAGCATCTCGTTCCGATGGGAAGACATCTTCTGGTTCGTGACGGTGACCGGGTTAAGGCCTGTGAACCGCTCTGTGACGGAGCGACGGATCCCCATGATATTCTTGAGATTCTTGGAGAAAATGCACTTCAGCAGTACCTTGTTGATGAGGTGCAGGAAGTTTACCGGATGCAGGGCGTTGTCATTAACGATAAACATATCGGTGTAATCATCAGACAGATGATGAGAAAAGTCGAAATAATGGATGTCGGTGATACCAACTTTATCTACGGACAGCAGATTGACAAGTATTCCTTCAGGAAAGAAAACGAAAGAGTTCTGGAGCAGGGTGGACAGGCAGCTATCGCTAAGCCTCTATTGCTCGGAATCACACGAGCTTCCCTGAATATTGATTCGTGGATTTCTGCAGCATCTTTCCAGGAAACTACAAGAGTTCTGACAAATGCGGCAATTGCCGGAGATGTCGATAACCTGAGAGGATTGAAAGAGAATGTTGTTATCGGTCATATGATTCCCGCGGGAACCGGTATGAAGCGGTACAGAGATATGAAACTTTCAAACGATCAGGCAGAAGACCTGGATGCGCATGTTCAGGAAATACTGAAAATCAGAAAGCTCGAAGCGGAACTGGCTGAAGAAACAGCCATGGAAGCGGAATAAAGTTTTCAAAAAAATCAGCAGGGGCGAAAAACGCCCTTGATAAAAAAAATGCATTGTGCTAAATTCCCTGAGGCTGACTCAGGGAAGCCTTTGTATATATATAAGCGGGTGGTATGCTGACGCCTGCAGTTTTGTAAAGAATTTTTAGGAGATTGCAATTTAATGCCTACGATAAATCAGCTTATTAAAAAAGGCCGAAAGTCAAACGTTAAAAAAACCAAATCTCCTGCTCTAGAATCCTGTCCTCAGAGAAGAGGTGTTTGTACAAGGGTATTTACAGCTACCCCCAAGAAACCGAACTCTGCTTTGAGAAAGGTTGCCAGGGTCAGGTTGACTAATGGTTTTGAAGTAACTGCTTATATTGGTGGTGAAGGACATAACCTTCAGGAACACTCTGTTGTTGTTATACGTGGTGGAAGAGTAAAAGATCTTCCCGGTGTGCGGTATCACATTATTCGTGGTGCAAAAGATACGCTCGGTGTAGACAATAGAAGACAGGCTCGTTCTAAATACGGAACTAAAAAGCCTAAAGCTTAATAAGGAGAGGATGTAATGCCAAGAAGAAGAGTGGCGCCGACTAGACCGGCTATACCTGATTCAAAATACAACAGCACCGTTCTCGCCAAATTTATTAAGAGAATGATGGTTGATGGTAAGAAGTCCATTAGTATCAGCAATATGTATGGTGCAATGGCTATTATTAAAGAAAAGACAGGAAATGAAGAGCTTGAAGTTTTTCTGAAAGCTGTTGAGAACGTTAAGCCTTCCGTTGAGGTTAAATCCAGAAGGGTTGGTGGTTCTACTTATCAGGTTCCTGTTAAAATTAGAGATTCAAGACGTGAAGCTCTTGCTATGAGGTGGCTGATTGCTGCAGCAAGAAGCAGAAGCGGAAGAAGTATGAGTGAGAAGTTGAGTGCTGAGCTGATTGATGCTTTTAACTCAACCGGATCTGCTTTCAAGAAGAAAGAAGATACTCACAGAATGGCTGAGGCCAATAAGGCTTTCTCTCACTATAGGTGGTAGATTAGTCTTTCAGGCGGCATATGGACGTTGTTCCGCCGCCTGAAAAGCCCTCTTGCAGGATGCCTGGTGATGATTGTCAGGCCGCTACTGATCGAGGTTTTGTTCTTTATATATGGTGTGGGTTATTAACCCTTTTTTGGATGAATTGATCAAACCGGTGATTTATCACTAGGTGATTGTTTCTCAAAGGCCATTATTAAACATTATCTTTCTCTGAATTACACAGTATTGTACTTTCTTTGTTGTGTAGCTTTAGCGGTAAAATCATCTCCACTCGCACTTACTCCTGTTGAGACCATTGGCAGGATTTGGTAATATCCTGTTTAGTGCCGTTTTGTACGGTTATATAGTTGTTTTTTTTTAAAAGCCGAGGAGGAATGAATGGCTAAGGAAAAATTTGAAAGGTCTAAACCGCATATCAACGTTGGTACAATCGGACACGTTGACCATGGTAAGACAACTCTTACAGCTGCAATCTCTATGTACTGTTCTGCAAAGAACGGTGGAAAGATTATGAGCTACGAAGATATTGATAACGCTCCCGAAGAAAAAGAGCGTGGTATCACTATCAACACAAGACACGTTGAATACTCTACTGATGCAAGACATTATGCTCACGTAGACTGTCCCGGACATGCCGACTACGTTAAAAACATGATCACTGGTGCAGCTCAGATGGATGGTGCCGTTCTTCTCGTTGCAGCTGACTCAGGACCCGAGCCTCAGACAAGAGAGCACATCCTTCTTGCAAGACAGGTTGGCGTTCCCAAGCTGATCGTTTTCATGAACAAAATGGACCTCGCCGATCCCGACCTGGTTGAACTGGTTGAGATGGAAATCGTTGAGCTTCTCGACGAGTACGGATTCCCCGGAGAAGAAACTCCTATTATTAAAGGATCCGCATTCCAGGCTATGTCCAATATTCAGGATGCAGAAGCTACAGCTGCTATTCAGGAGCTTCTCGATGCGATGGATACATACTTTCCTATCCCCGAAAGAGCTGTTGATAAGCCTTTCCTTCTTCCTATCGAAGACGTTTTCTCAATCTCCGGTCGTGGTACAGTTGTAACAGGACGTGTTGAGAGCGGAATCGTTCACGTTGGTGACGTTTGTGAAATTGTCGGTGTTAGAGAAACTCAGACAACGACTTGTACTGGTGTTGAGATGTTCAACAAGCTTCTTGATGAAGGTCAGGCCGGTGATAACGTAGGTTGTCTGCTCAGAGGTATCGATAAGAATGCTGTAGAAAGAGGACAGGTTCTCTGTAAACCTAAATCTATTCTTCCTCACATGAAGTTTAAGGCAGCTCTTTACTGTCTGACTAAAGAAGAGGGTGGTAGACACAATCCTTTCTTTACAGGATACAGACCCCAGTTCTACTTCAGAACAACAGATATCACAGGTACAGTAACTCTTCCTGCTGATAAACAGATGGTAATGCCCGGTGATAACACTGAGATCGAAGCTGAGCTGATTCACCCCATCGCTATGGATAAGGGACTCCGGTTCGCTATCCGTGAAGGTGGTAGAACAGTTGCTTCCGGTCAGGTAATCGAGATTATCGAATAAGGATATGAAGTCGGGAGTCGCAAAGAGCGATTCCCGATTCTGGAGGAATAATGGCTAAAGAAAAGATACGTGTAAGGCTGAGAGGTTTTGACGTAGAATTAATCGATCAGAGTGCGCGGTCTATTGTGCAGGCTGTTCAGAAGCAGGGGACCAAAGTTTCCGGACCGATTCCTCTGCCGACCCGAATAAATAAATATACTGTTTTGAGATCGCCTTTTGTTAACAAAAAGTCGAGAGAGCAGTTTGAAATGAGAACTCATAAGAGACTCATAGATATTTTGGAACCAACCTCTGCTGTTATGGATGCTCTCATGAAGCTCGAGCTTCCCGCTGGAGTCGATGTAGAGATTAAACAGTAAGAGCGGATCAAAGGAAATTGAGGTAAAAATTAAATGTTGAGTTTGATCGGCAAAAAAGTTGGAATGACACAGGTGTTTGACGAAACAGGAGTTTTGACTCCCGTTACAGTCGTCAAAGTTGAAGAAAACGTTGTTATTGCTAACAAAAGCATCGAAAAAGACGGCTATGAAGCTGTTGTGCTCGGTTCTGTTGAAAGAAAAGAAAAGCACACTACAAAGCCTGTAGCAGGTCAGTTCAAAGAGGGAGTTACTCCCAAAAGAAAAGTGGTCGAAGTTCGTGACTTCGGAAAAGAATGTGCTGTCGGAGATACTTTCGGTGTTGAGCTTATCGAAGGTGTCGAGTTTGTAGACGTTATCGGAACTTCAAAAGGTAAAGGTTATCAGGGTGTCATGAAACGCCATAACTTTGGTGGTGGACGAAAGACACACGGTTCAAAATTTCACAGAGCTAACGGTTCTACCGGTATGGCTGCTTACCCTTCAAAGGTTATCAAAGGAACTAAGATGGCTGGAAGAATGGGTGGTGAAAGGAAAACTGTACAGAACCTGCAGGTTGTTAAAGTTGATACGGAAAGACAGGTTCTTCTCATTAAGGGAGCCGTTCCCGGTACAAAAGATAGTTTTGTCATAGTTCGCAAGGCAAAGAAATTATAGAGGATAAATATGGACAAAAAGGTCTATTCAATAGAAGGAAAAGAGCTTAGAGATATCACTCTTGAAGACAGCGTTTTTGCGCGTGAAGTTAGTGAAGGTTCTATTTATCACGCCATTAATAACGAGCTTGCTAACAAAAGAGTGGGAACTGCTTCTACTAAGACTAGAGCAGAAGTTCGCGGAAGCGGAGCTAAGCCCTGGAGACAGAAGGGAACCGGTCGTGCGAGATCCGGTCACAAAAGATCTCCAGTCTGGGTTGGTGGTGGTATCACCTTCGGGCCCAAGCCCAGGGATTACAGCTACACGCTCCCCAAAAAAATTAAAAGACTGGCAATGAAGTCTATTCTCAGCCTTAAAGCTGCCGGAGAGACTTTTAAAGTTGTAGAAGATTTCACAATTGAATCGGGAAAAACCAAAGAACTGAGAACAATTCTCACAAAACTGGTTTCCGAGGAAAGAACAGTTGTGATTTTAAAAGATGACGATCAGATGATCAGAAGAGCCGGACGGAACCTGCCGAATGTCAAGTTCCTTTCTTACAATAGGCTCCGTGCTCATGATCTGTTTTATGGAAAGAATATTCTTGTGCTCGAAGGAGCCGCTGTAAAACTCAACGAGTTCTACGGAAAATAGAGGTTGAAATGAAAGCGGATCAGATTATTATTGAACCAATATTGACTGAGAAATCCAACATCATGCGCGAAGAAGAGTGCAAGAAGTATGTTTTCAAAGTTGATAAAAGAGCTAACAAGATTCAGGTGATGAGAGCTGTAGGCGAGCTTTTCTCCGTAAAGCCGGTCAGCTGCAATATTGTTAACGTATCTGGAAAAAGAAAGGCGATTCTTCCTGTTTCTGCTTCTACTTACAGAAGAGGTTACGGTAGAACGGCTTCCTGGAAAAAAGCAATTGTTACACTTGCTTCCGGCGAAAAAATCGATAAGTTCGAAGGCGCTTAAGCAAGGGGGATTCAATGGGAATTAAAACTTATAAACCGAGAACTCCATCTCAGCGGTACAGGCAGAGCCTGACTTTCGATGATGTTACAAGAACTTCGTCTGAAAAATCCCTGACTTCCGGGAAGTCCAGCAAAGCCGGTCGTGGAGCAGGTGGAAGAATAAGTGTTCGTCGCCGCGGTGGTGGACACAAGAGAAAATACAGAGAGATCGACTTCAAGAGAAACAAATACGGTATCCCCGGAAAAGTTGCTCATATTGAGTACGATCCCAACAGAAGTGCGAATATCGCACTGATTCACTATGCAGATGGTGAAAAGAGATACATTATTGCTCCCAAAGGGCTGACTGTAGGTCAGGAGATTGTCAGTGGCGAAAGTGCTCCCATAGCACTCGGAAACACGCTGCCTCTCGAAAAAATCCCTGTAGGTAGAGTAATTCACAATATCGAGCTTCAGCTTGGAAAAGGCGGACAGCTCGTAAGAACAGCTGGTGGAAGTGCTCTTCTCGCTGCGAAAGAGGGTGATTACGTAACGGTAAAACTTCCCTCCGGAGAAATGAGACTGGTTTTTCACAAATGTTCTGCAACTATCGGTGAAGTTGGAAACGAGGATCACATGAATGTGAAAATCGGTAAAGCCGGTAGATCAAGATGGCTTGGCAAGAG
Encoded here:
- the rpoC gene encoding DNA-directed RNA polymerase subunit beta', with the protein product MRDIQDFDSLMIKLASPEQIRAWSYGEVKKPETINYRTLRPEKDGLFCERIFGTTKEWECYCGKFKSIRYKGVICDRCGVEVTHFKVRRERMGHIELASPVSHIWYYRSVPSRMGLLLDLSIAALRSILYYEKYVVIEAGDTDLRKLQLLSEEEYAEARERYGMSFTAGIGAEAVRTILENLDLDELSAELRAKMVDKGAKADKRLLKRIEIVENFRDSGNRAEWMILDVIPVIPPELRPMVQLDGGRFATSDLNDLYRRVINRNNRLKRLMALNAPDIIIRNEKRMLQEAVDALFDNSKKKKVVKGASNRPLKSLSDLLKGKQGRFRQNLLGKRVDYSGRSVIVVGPNLKLHQCGLPAKMALELYKPFIMKKLVEMDVVYNIKKAKSLVEQETPEVWAVLDDVVKEHPVLLNRAPTLHRLGIQAFEPVLVEGKAIRLHPLVCHAFNADFDGDQMAVHVPLTQAAQIECWTLMLADKNLMNPANGQPIVFPSQDMVLGIYHLTSQRPGAKGEGKYFGSPEETILALQAKAVDYQALCKVKIDGKFLETTPGRVIFNDLLPSEVDYVNYRLGDKEIRALIAETHEEYGSAVTVHMLDVIKDTGYKYATIFGATIGMDDILVPDEKKTLISNANSEVERIQKQYLDGHITQEERYNRVIEVWGKTNEDLTNVMMDHLENDKNGFNNVYMMADSGARGSRNQIRQLAGMRGLMAKPSGDIIELPIRANFKEGLSVIEFFISTNGARKGLADTALKTADAGYLTRRLVDIAQDVVINEDDCGTINGIDLSALKDGEEIVESLSDRIKGRFTLERVKHPITGEVLVDVNEEITDAIAAQIEEIGVESVKVRTVLTCEAKHGVCRKCYGRNLANKKTVDIGEAVGIIAAQSIGQPGTQLTMRTFHVGGTASTVAEDNKISLRYPVIVRDIDGTLVNLDNGDTLFTRKGYITVAKVLEQIQFSKSDKILVEDGQKVIKGEKILERKGEVVEAHEIAFINIRENHILLVAQDQTLEVRNGSTVMVKTDSIIDADEPIAMFDPFSDPIIAEQNGKVRFDDIILGTTLKEEINEDTGNIEKKITEFSLDTLQPRIIMEDAEGNELANYYLPGNAYLNVEDGTEVRAGQILAKLLKESAKTQDITGGLPRVGELFEARRPKDSAILSKIGGLVHFRGIAKGRRVVVVEDPYGNEYKHLVPMGRHLLVRDGDRVKACEPLCDGATDPHDILEILGENALQQYLVDEVQEVYRMQGVVINDKHIGVIIRQMMRKVEIMDVGDTNFIYGQQIDKYSFRKENERVLEQGGQAAIAKPLLLGITRASLNIDSWISAASFQETTRVLTNAAIAGDVDNLRGLKENVVIGHMIPAGTGMKRYRDMKLSNDQAEDLDAHVQEILKIRKLEAELAEETAMEAE
- the rpsL gene encoding 30S ribosomal protein S12, with product MPTINQLIKKGRKSNVKKTKSPALESCPQRRGVCTRVFTATPKKPNSALRKVARVRLTNGFEVTAYIGGEGHNLQEHSVVVIRGGRVKDLPGVRYHIIRGAKDTLGVDNRRQARSKYGTKKPKA
- the rpsG gene encoding 30S ribosomal protein S7, which produces MPRRRVAPTRPAIPDSKYNSTVLAKFIKRMMVDGKKSISISNMYGAMAIIKEKTGNEELEVFLKAVENVKPSVEVKSRRVGGSTYQVPVKIRDSRREALAMRWLIAAARSRSGRSMSEKLSAELIDAFNSTGSAFKKKEDTHRMAEANKAFSHYRW
- the tuf gene encoding elongation factor Tu encodes the protein MAKEKFERSKPHINVGTIGHVDHGKTTLTAAISMYCSAKNGGKIMSYEDIDNAPEEKERGITINTRHVEYSTDARHYAHVDCPGHADYVKNMITGAAQMDGAVLLVAADSGPEPQTREHILLARQVGVPKLIVFMNKMDLADPDLVELVEMEIVELLDEYGFPGEETPIIKGSAFQAMSNIQDAEATAAIQELLDAMDTYFPIPERAVDKPFLLPIEDVFSISGRGTVVTGRVESGIVHVGDVCEIVGVRETQTTTCTGVEMFNKLLDEGQAGDNVGCLLRGIDKNAVERGQVLCKPKSILPHMKFKAALYCLTKEEGGRHNPFFTGYRPQFYFRTTDITGTVTLPADKQMVMPGDNTEIEAELIHPIAMDKGLRFAIREGGRTVASGQVIEIIE
- the rpsJ gene encoding 30S ribosomal protein S10; the protein is MAKEKIRVRLRGFDVELIDQSARSIVQAVQKQGTKVSGPIPLPTRINKYTVLRSPFVNKKSREQFEMRTHKRLIDILEPTSAVMDALMKLELPAGVDVEIKQ
- the rplC gene encoding 50S ribosomal protein L3, with the protein product MLSLIGKKVGMTQVFDETGVLTPVTVVKVEENVVIANKSIEKDGYEAVVLGSVERKEKHTTKPVAGQFKEGVTPKRKVVEVRDFGKECAVGDTFGVELIEGVEFVDVIGTSKGKGYQGVMKRHNFGGGRKTHGSKFHRANGSTGMAAYPSKVIKGTKMAGRMGGERKTVQNLQVVKVDTERQVLLIKGAVPGTKDSFVIVRKAKKL
- the rplD gene encoding 50S ribosomal protein L4: MDKKVYSIEGKELRDITLEDSVFAREVSEGSIYHAINNELANKRVGTASTKTRAEVRGSGAKPWRQKGTGRARSGHKRSPVWVGGGITFGPKPRDYSYTLPKKIKRLAMKSILSLKAAGETFKVVEDFTIESGKTKELRTILTKLVSEERTVVILKDDDQMIRRAGRNLPNVKFLSYNRLRAHDLFYGKNILVLEGAAVKLNEFYGK
- the rplW gene encoding 50S ribosomal protein L23 → MKADQIIIEPILTEKSNIMREEECKKYVFKVDKRANKIQVMRAVGELFSVKPVSCNIVNVSGKRKAILPVSASTYRRGYGRTASWKKAIVTLASGEKIDKFEGA
- the rplB gene encoding 50S ribosomal protein L2 — its product is MGIKTYKPRTPSQRYRQSLTFDDVTRTSSEKSLTSGKSSKAGRGAGGRISVRRRGGGHKRKYREIDFKRNKYGIPGKVAHIEYDPNRSANIALIHYADGEKRYIIAPKGLTVGQEIVSGESAPIALGNTLPLEKIPVGRVIHNIELQLGKGGQLVRTAGGSALLAAKEGDYVTVKLPSGEMRLVFHKCSATIGEVGNEDHMNVKIGKAGRSRWLGKRPKVRGVVMNPVDHPHGGGEGKTSGGRHPVSPWGKPTKGFKTRKKHNNSDKFIVKRRK